A DNA window from Paenibacillus sp. HWE-109 contains the following coding sequences:
- a CDS encoding ester cyclase → MTPTEIVQRFFRDVRSGLLPDAAHTYMAEQVLAHQITSENETTVHRTPANYADHVREMIAAYGAFELEIQELIAQDERVYVRWKQTGTHVGEVDGFPPTGQTIVEIASAVYRVHNERIVEYWIQIDREGIRLQLQNNA, encoded by the coding sequence ATGACGCCTACCGAAATCGTCCAACGATTTTTCCGTGACGTGCGATCCGGTCTGCTGCCAGATGCCGCCCATACCTATATGGCCGAGCAAGTGCTGGCCCACCAGATAACGTCCGAAAACGAGACAACCGTTCACCGTACACCTGCCAATTATGCCGATCATGTAAGAGAAATGATCGCAGCTTATGGCGCGTTTGAGTTGGAAATCCAAGAATTGATTGCCCAAGATGAGCGTGTTTATGTTCGATGGAAACAAACCGGAACCCATGTGGGAGAAGTTGATGGCTTCCCGCCGACGGGCCAAACCATCGTTGAGATCGCAAGCGCTGTGTACCGGGTCCATAACGAACGTATCGTTGAGTACTGGATACAAATTGATCGCGAAGGCATTCGCTTGCAACTCCAAAATAACGCCTGA
- a CDS encoding TetR/AcrR family transcriptional regulator, with protein MISLTSSKKPDKYYAILEGALKVFAENGFHKSQVSRIAKEAGVADGTIYLYFKKKEDILTSLFQEKLGELVEKFNQAVGEHMSARAALMKVCEIHFSELENNIHLAYLTQIELRQSDMLLRQEIGLALKRYIILIENILERGKREGSFRPDFDVKLVRLLIFGGMDEVVTSWLISGQKYSLTAQVGPTIDFFMKGIEP; from the coding sequence GTGATCTCCTTGACAAGTAGCAAAAAACCAGACAAGTATTATGCCATTCTCGAAGGTGCCCTGAAAGTATTTGCCGAGAACGGGTTCCACAAATCACAAGTTTCTCGCATCGCCAAGGAAGCCGGTGTCGCTGACGGAACGATCTATCTCTACTTCAAGAAGAAGGAGGATATTTTGACCAGCCTGTTTCAAGAAAAATTAGGCGAACTTGTAGAGAAGTTTAATCAAGCTGTGGGCGAGCACATGTCAGCCCGAGCAGCACTGATGAAAGTTTGCGAAATTCATTTCAGTGAGCTTGAAAACAACATTCATCTAGCCTACCTTACTCAGATCGAGCTTCGCCAGAGTGATATGCTCCTTCGCCAAGAGATTGGTCTGGCACTAAAGAGATATATTATCCTGATCGAAAATATATTAGAAAGAGGCAAGCGCGAAGGGAGCTTCCGTCCTGATTTTGATGTGAAACTTGTGAGACTGCTCATATTTGGCGGTATGGACGAAGTGGTGACTTCTTGGCTCATTTCTGGTCAGAAATATTCCTTAACCGCTCAGGTCGGCCCCACGATTGATTTCTTCATGAAAGGCATTGAGCCATAA
- a CDS encoding electron transfer flavoprotein subunit beta/FixA family protein — translation MDIFVLVKQTFDTEEKIVLQGGSVQEDGAKFVINPYDEYAVEQAIQIRDDLGGKVTLLSIGPDRTAEALLTALAMGADEAVLITDERILGDEYEVAEILAGYLRNQSYDLILGGNFSVDNGAGQVAVRLASLLGLPHVGSITKLDIEASKAVAHRDAEGDVEIIEVPLPALFTAQQGLNEPRYPSLPGIMKAKKKPFQHLTLDDIEGSASAVAKTTQIELALPPERKAGRILKGDLNAQVSELVQALRNESKVI, via the coding sequence ATGGACATTTTTGTATTAGTAAAGCAAACGTTTGATACCGAGGAGAAAATCGTCCTGCAAGGGGGCAGCGTGCAAGAGGACGGCGCTAAATTTGTCATCAATCCGTATGATGAATACGCAGTAGAGCAAGCTATCCAAATTCGTGATGATCTTGGGGGAAAAGTAACCCTGCTTTCGATTGGCCCAGATCGCACAGCGGAAGCACTCCTAACTGCGCTAGCTATGGGTGCCGACGAGGCTGTCCTGATTACTGACGAACGCATTCTAGGAGATGAGTATGAAGTTGCGGAAATTCTAGCCGGCTATTTGCGCAACCAGTCCTATGATCTTATTCTTGGCGGCAATTTCTCCGTGGATAACGGAGCAGGCCAAGTCGCCGTCCGCCTCGCCTCTTTGCTCGGATTACCTCATGTTGGCTCTATTACGAAATTGGACATCGAAGCAAGCAAAGCGGTAGCCCATCGCGATGCCGAAGGGGATGTTGAAATCATCGAAGTGCCGCTGCCTGCCTTATTCACGGCGCAGCAAGGTTTGAATGAACCGCGCTATCCTTCCCTTCCCGGCATCATGAAAGCCAAGAAGAAACCTTTTCAACATCTAACGTTGGATGATATTGAAGGCTCAGCATCAGCAGTTGCCAAAACGACACAAATCGAACTTGCTCTGCCCCCGGAACGCAAAGCGGGGCGTATTCTCAAAGGGGATTTGAACGCGCAGGTATCGGAACTTGTGCAAGCACTACGCAACGAATCCAAAGTGATCTAA
- a CDS encoding YheC/YheD family endospore coat-associated protein produces MENQPLVGIMVTKRKSRKRILGLYQRYHNLNLKLYVFTPADIHWKERRIIGLSLKNGIWKQSSFPFPHVVYNQCFNKKLVTIQRLEKAIGRNKCFNSINFFNKWHVYNNLKQSNLTTYVPDTFIYNEVNISELLEKYKLIFIKPSYGAKGKSVYRVELTDNGDTHISLHSMAPRYICRKNEDIQEKLDVLNLKKYMVQQGIRMSQFDHQYFDIRVLVQKGILGEWTVSAITSRLAYEHYFNTSMCETIYDVVEILPQICSPDKINEILRSLHEISIQAARETETLMGSLGELSVDFAIDEQSKLWIIELNGKPQKNIYKDLRCYRRKIYSRPLDYAYYLSQ; encoded by the coding sequence TTGGAGAATCAACCGTTAGTAGGTATTATGGTAACTAAAAGAAAAAGTAGAAAAAGAATTTTGGGGCTTTATCAACGTTATCACAATTTAAACCTGAAACTGTACGTCTTTACACCTGCAGATATACATTGGAAGGAACGACGTATTATTGGACTTAGCTTGAAGAATGGCATCTGGAAGCAAAGTTCGTTTCCTTTTCCTCATGTCGTTTATAACCAATGTTTTAACAAAAAGCTTGTAACTATTCAACGTCTAGAAAAGGCAATTGGTAGAAACAAATGTTTTAATAGTATCAATTTTTTTAATAAATGGCATGTCTATAACAACTTAAAACAGTCAAATCTTACAACCTATGTTCCAGACACATTTATATATAATGAAGTGAATATATCAGAATTATTAGAGAAATATAAACTGATATTCATTAAACCATCTTACGGAGCTAAGGGTAAGTCTGTGTATCGGGTTGAACTAACGGATAATGGAGATACTCACATCTCGTTGCATAGCATGGCTCCAAGATATATTTGCAGAAAAAATGAGGACATTCAGGAAAAATTGGATGTACTCAACCTGAAGAAATACATGGTGCAGCAAGGGATTCGTATGAGTCAATTCGATCATCAGTATTTTGATATCCGTGTCCTTGTTCAAAAAGGCATTCTTGGCGAATGGACGGTTTCCGCCATTACATCTAGATTGGCTTATGAACACTACTTTAACACGAGTATGTGTGAAACCATTTATGATGTTGTAGAAATTCTTCCGCAAATATGTTCACCGGATAAAATCAATGAGATCCTTCGATCCCTGCATGAGATTAGTATACAGGCCGCACGAGAAACGGAAACTCTGATGGGTTCTTTGGGAGAATTGAGTGTAGATTTTGCAATAGACGAACAAAGCAAGTTATGGATTATCGAGCTTAACGGAAAACCCCAAAAAAATATATACAAAGACCTCAGGTGCTACAGACGTAAAATTTATAGCAGACCGTTGGACTATGCTTATTATCTATCACAATAA
- a CDS encoding 3-hydroxyacyl-CoA dehydrogenase/enoyl-CoA hydratase family protein: MTKIRTAAVIGSGVMGSGIAAHLANAGIPVLLLDVVPLQLLPQETAAGLSLEHPRVRNRLAVSAIDKLKKTNPAPLYREDFAERITPGNLEDDLAKLSGVDWIIEVIVENLSAKQQLLSRIEAVWKPGTIVSSNTSGISINAMVEQTCTEFKKHFLGTHFFNPPRYMKLLEVIPNKETDPAIVAFMSDFCEKNLGKGVVKAKDTPNFIGNRIGTYGLLVTLREMLAGGYSVEEVDAVSGPAMGRPKSATFRTLDLVGLDTFVHVAGNVFDLVTDPEEKAVFDTPVILKTMVANGWIGEKTGQGFYQKVKSVAGKEIQVLDLNTLTYSASRKISSGSLEAAKQAKGTAGKLKALLGAKDRYSMLAWNILKPVLLYSAEKLEEIADSIVEIDNALKWGFNWDLGPFETWDAIGLKRSVERMEAEGSKVPEWVKDWIAGGHDSFYEHKGGQSFYYLKNEFQGFEVRPELISLAALKQQKKVIRANSGASLIDIGDGVACLEFHSPNNAIGADILTMIQQSVEEVRCNYRGLVVANEGKNFCVGANVMLLLMEAQDGEWDEVDGIIRLFQNSMMKLKSLDKPVVAAPHKMTLGGGVEACMPADQILFSAETYYGLVEVGVGLIPAGGGCKELALRASQAVRDPEVDLQPWINAIFETVAMAKVSTSGHDTKRLGYMSASDTVVVNPDHRIYEAKQAVLRLDAAGYIPQAQEKIRVVGENGKAVMQIAAYTMRQGGYISEHDQLIANKLAHVLAGGNVPAGTLVTEQYMLDLEREAFLSLCGEIKTQQRMQYMLSKGKALRN; this comes from the coding sequence ATGACAAAGATCCGTACAGCGGCCGTTATCGGCTCCGGCGTGATGGGCTCCGGCATTGCTGCCCATTTGGCGAATGCAGGCATTCCCGTGTTACTGCTGGATGTGGTTCCGCTTCAATTATTGCCGCAGGAAACGGCGGCTGGCCTTTCTTTAGAGCATCCGAGGGTGCGGAATCGATTGGCAGTGAGCGCGATAGATAAGCTCAAAAAGACGAATCCGGCACCGCTTTACCGTGAAGATTTCGCTGAGCGCATAACGCCAGGCAATCTGGAAGATGATTTAGCAAAGCTGAGTGGAGTCGACTGGATCATTGAAGTGATTGTGGAGAATTTGTCAGCCAAACAGCAACTGTTAAGCCGGATAGAAGCGGTCTGGAAGCCTGGCACAATCGTCTCCTCGAATACCTCAGGAATATCGATCAATGCGATGGTTGAACAGACATGTACGGAGTTTAAGAAGCATTTCCTGGGCACTCATTTTTTTAATCCGCCACGTTATATGAAATTGCTTGAGGTTATACCCAATAAAGAGACAGATCCTGCTATCGTGGCGTTTATGTCAGATTTTTGTGAGAAGAACTTGGGCAAAGGCGTCGTCAAAGCCAAGGATACACCTAACTTTATTGGGAATCGGATAGGAACTTATGGGCTGCTCGTTACTTTGCGTGAGATGCTTGCAGGTGGTTATTCGGTGGAAGAAGTTGACGCTGTGTCAGGTCCTGCCATGGGGCGGCCCAAAAGCGCAACTTTCCGTACACTCGATCTGGTGGGACTGGACACTTTTGTTCACGTGGCGGGCAATGTGTTTGACTTGGTTACGGACCCTGAAGAGAAGGCGGTTTTTGATACACCGGTTATTCTGAAAACGATGGTGGCGAATGGCTGGATTGGGGAGAAGACGGGCCAAGGGTTTTATCAAAAAGTGAAATCTGTGGCTGGCAAAGAAATTCAAGTCTTAGATTTAAATACGTTGACGTATTCGGCTAGTCGGAAAATAAGTTCCGGTTCCTTGGAGGCTGCGAAGCAGGCCAAAGGGACGGCTGGCAAGCTCAAGGCTTTGCTGGGGGCCAAAGATCGCTATTCGATGCTGGCGTGGAACATTTTGAAACCTGTGCTGCTCTATTCGGCTGAGAAGCTGGAAGAGATTGCGGACTCCATCGTAGAGATTGATAATGCGCTTAAATGGGGCTTTAACTGGGATTTGGGACCATTTGAGACTTGGGATGCGATCGGACTGAAACGCTCTGTAGAGCGAATGGAAGCTGAAGGCAGCAAGGTGCCGGAGTGGGTTAAAGATTGGATTGCAGGTGGTCATGACAGTTTCTATGAGCATAAGGGAGGGCAGAGTTTTTACTATTTGAAAAATGAGTTTCAAGGGTTTGAAGTCAGGCCTGAACTAATTTCTTTGGCAGCGCTCAAGCAGCAGAAGAAAGTGATCCGCGCCAATAGCGGAGCAAGCTTAATCGATATTGGCGACGGGGTCGCATGTCTGGAGTTTCATTCTCCCAATAATGCGATTGGGGCTGATATTCTAACGATGATTCAGCAGAGTGTTGAGGAAGTACGCTGCAATTATCGCGGCCTTGTAGTGGCGAATGAAGGCAAGAATTTCTGTGTTGGCGCTAACGTTATGCTGCTGTTGATGGAAGCGCAGGATGGCGAATGGGATGAAGTGGATGGCATTATTCGTCTGTTCCAAAATTCCATGATGAAACTGAAAAGCTTGGATAAACCCGTGGTTGCGGCTCCTCACAAAATGACGCTCGGCGGCGGTGTAGAGGCTTGTATGCCAGCGGATCAAATCTTGTTCTCGGCGGAAACGTATTATGGGCTCGTCGAGGTAGGGGTTGGATTAATTCCAGCCGGTGGAGGCTGCAAGGAACTGGCTCTCAGAGCGAGCCAAGCGGTTCGTGATCCTGAGGTTGATCTCCAGCCCTGGATCAATGCGATTTTTGAAACGGTGGCGATGGCGAAAGTGTCGACAAGCGGGCATGACACCAAACGGCTGGGCTATATGAGCGCTTCAGATACTGTTGTTGTGAATCCGGATCACCGAATTTATGAAGCGAAGCAAGCAGTTCTTCGTCTTGATGCGGCTGGTTATATCCCGCAAGCGCAAGAGAAAATTCGCGTCGTGGGTGAGAATGGCAAAGCGGTGATGCAAATTGCTGCCTACACGATGCGGCAAGGTGGATATATCAGTGAACATGATCAATTGATCGCGAATAAGCTTGCTCATGTTCTGGCCGGCGGCAATGTACCGGCAGGCACGTTGGTTACGGAGCAATACATGCTGGATCTAGAGCGTGAGGCATTCCTTAGCCTGTGCGGTGAAATAAAAACACAGCAGCGCATGCAGTATATGCTCTCCAAGGGAAAAGCGCTTAGAAACTGA
- a CDS encoding DUF4177 domain-containing protein — MYEYKYVETSLGGFFSSAKHRETIDENAKEGWRLVQVLPTNYNGHGKPMAYEIIFERLISR, encoded by the coding sequence TTGTACGAATACAAATATGTAGAAACATCATTAGGTGGATTTTTCTCCTCCGCAAAGCATCGGGAAACCATTGACGAAAACGCCAAAGAAGGATGGAGGTTAGTGCAGGTTTTACCAACAAACTATAATGGTCATGGTAAACCTATGGCATATGAGATTATTTTTGAACGACTCATTTCAAGATGA
- a CDS encoding (Fe-S)-binding protein, translating to MIGSIIQFLLFLAVTGCAIYLFGRVVYHRYLYIKLGKSVHLKKEAKARLKEFAIQVFGQTKLLKDKKSGVMHIVIFYGFIILQLGALDLILKGLIGHGLPIPGYDYFTLMQEVTVALILLAMSYATYRRYVEKLKRLKRGWKPSIVVFFIFFLMLSVVVSGGFERVREGLATSGFAPISSLFAAIFQGLSHTGATIGFHVSWWMHLLILLSFLIYVPQSKHFHIITAPINILLRRTEPIGKLASLDLEDEDAESFGVGKIEGFTQKQMLDFYSCVECGRCTNVCPANTTGKMLSPMHLITKLRDHLTEKGAAITSKSPWVPALAFASHSDHNPLEVELIGGVITEEELWACTTCRNCEDQCPVGNEHVDKIIDLRRHLVLTQGSMPHDGQRALQNIERQGNPWGISRNDRVKWVKEVDPEDELAIRTVKENPQFDYLFFLGSMGAYDNRSRKIMHAFVKLMKEAGISFAILGNEEKNSGDTPRRMGNEFLFQQLCADNIATFQKYKVKKIVTTCPHTYHTFKNEYPDFGLEAEVFHHTELLDVWVKEGRLRPLHEVQERITYHDSCYLGRYNEVYEEPRRILKAIPGVQLVEQARSRENSMCCGAGGGMMWMEETAGTRVNVARTEQLLSVNPTVISSACPYCLTMVEDGTKLKEVEERVKARDIAEILALSVFGKTEKLM from the coding sequence ATGATAGGTAGCATTATTCAGTTCCTATTGTTTTTAGCGGTTACAGGGTGCGCGATTTACCTGTTTGGCCGAGTTGTGTATCACCGGTATTTGTACATCAAACTTGGGAAATCCGTGCACTTGAAAAAAGAAGCCAAAGCGCGGCTCAAGGAATTCGCTATTCAGGTGTTTGGTCAAACCAAGCTTCTCAAGGATAAGAAGAGCGGTGTCATGCATATTGTCATCTTCTATGGGTTCATTATTCTGCAATTAGGTGCGCTTGATCTCATCCTGAAAGGATTAATTGGCCATGGGTTACCAATCCCCGGCTATGATTACTTTACATTGATGCAGGAAGTTACGGTAGCTTTGATTCTCTTGGCTATGAGCTACGCCACTTATCGACGGTATGTGGAGAAGCTGAAACGATTAAAACGCGGATGGAAACCAAGCATCGTTGTATTCTTTATTTTCTTCTTGATGCTCTCGGTTGTTGTGAGCGGAGGTTTTGAACGCGTGCGCGAGGGGCTTGCAACTTCGGGATTTGCTCCGATTTCATCTTTATTTGCCGCCATATTCCAAGGCCTGTCCCATACAGGTGCAACGATTGGCTTTCATGTCAGCTGGTGGATGCATTTATTAATTCTATTATCTTTTCTGATTTACGTGCCGCAATCCAAGCATTTTCATATTATTACAGCGCCGATTAATATCCTGCTTCGCCGTACGGAGCCAATTGGCAAACTGGCATCTCTGGATCTGGAAGACGAGGATGCGGAATCGTTCGGGGTCGGCAAAATAGAGGGCTTCACGCAGAAGCAGATGCTCGATTTCTATTCCTGTGTCGAATGCGGGCGCTGCACGAATGTATGTCCAGCCAATACGACGGGGAAAATGCTGTCCCCGATGCATTTGATTACGAAGCTGCGGGATCATTTGACGGAAAAAGGCGCTGCCATTACATCCAAATCTCCGTGGGTTCCGGCCCTTGCTTTTGCCAGCCATAGTGATCACAATCCGCTGGAGGTTGAGCTTATCGGTGGTGTTATTACGGAAGAAGAATTGTGGGCTTGTACGACATGCCGTAATTGCGAGGATCAATGTCCAGTCGGCAATGAGCATGTGGATAAAATTATCGATCTGCGCCGACATCTCGTCTTAACGCAAGGCAGCATGCCGCATGACGGCCAACGTGCGCTGCAAAATATCGAAAGGCAAGGAAACCCGTGGGGAATCAGCCGCAATGATCGCGTGAAATGGGTCAAAGAGGTAGATCCCGAAGATGAACTAGCCATCCGAACGGTCAAGGAGAATCCGCAATTTGATTATTTGTTCTTCTTAGGTTCTATGGGAGCTTACGATAATCGCAGTCGCAAAATTATGCATGCATTCGTGAAACTAATGAAAGAAGCCGGCATCTCATTTGCCATATTGGGCAATGAAGAGAAAAATTCCGGCGATACCCCGAGACGTATGGGCAATGAATTCCTTTTCCAACAGCTGTGTGCGGATAATATTGCGACTTTTCAGAAGTATAAGGTGAAGAAAATCGTAACGACGTGCCCGCATACGTATCATACTTTTAAAAATGAATACCCCGATTTCGGTCTCGAGGCTGAAGTTTTCCACCACACGGAGCTGTTGGATGTGTGGGTGAAGGAGGGGCGTCTGAGGCCGCTGCATGAAGTGCAAGAGCGCATTACTTACCATGATTCTTGTTATTTGGGCCGCTATAACGAGGTTTATGAAGAACCGCGCCGCATACTTAAGGCGATCCCCGGTGTGCAACTGGTTGAACAAGCGCGTTCCCGTGAGAACAGCATGTGCTGCGGTGCAGGCGGTGGGATGATGTGGATGGAAGAAACCGCAGGAACACGCGTGAATGTGGCGCGGACGGAGCAGCTTTTGAGTGTAAATCCGACCGTTATCAGCTCGGCCTGCCCTTATTGTTTGACGATGGTGGAGGATGGAACGAAGCTCAAGGAGGTCGAGGAGCGAGTTAAAGCGCGAGATATCGCTGAAATTCTTGCCTTATCGGTGTTTGGGAAAACCGAAAAACTCATGTAG
- a CDS encoding helix-turn-helix transcriptional regulator, translating into MTEQLNNERLLELAQFLRTRRARISPEQAGLPASGRRRTPGLRRGEVALLSGVSVDWYTWLEQARNIQVSSQVLESLARTLQLDSSERKHLFLLALQQLPPELTSAESTVSQTLQSFLDLQGTSPAIVTDQRLNIVAWNKMACLIYGNYEVMSTRERNSVWRTFTSPHVRQLLQENWESHARHRLAHFRASYGKFVGDPWWMAFIEELNEVSAEFRAWWPQHNVLNGPEGKKINHHPTAGLLVFDQISFLVSDSHHLTVTINIPSKDDDTISKLDWLMAARSGEPSPGH; encoded by the coding sequence GTGACAGAACAATTAAACAATGAACGGCTTCTTGAGCTTGCGCAGTTTTTGCGGACTCGGCGCGCCCGAATTTCACCCGAGCAGGCCGGCTTGCCTGCTAGCGGGCGTCGCCGCACACCAGGACTTAGGCGCGGGGAAGTAGCGCTCCTCTCGGGCGTTAGTGTGGATTGGTATACATGGCTGGAACAAGCGCGGAACATTCAGGTATCATCTCAAGTCCTCGAAAGCCTTGCGCGTACACTCCAGCTTGATTCAAGCGAGCGGAAACATTTATTTCTGTTGGCCTTACAGCAGCTGCCTCCGGAACTGACTTCGGCAGAAAGCACCGTTAGTCAGACGCTGCAGAGCTTCCTAGACCTGCAAGGGACTAGCCCGGCCATCGTCACCGATCAACGCTTGAATATTGTTGCATGGAACAAGATGGCTTGCCTGATTTACGGGAACTATGAAGTTATGTCGACACGCGAGCGCAACTCCGTCTGGCGGACGTTCACTTCGCCGCATGTCCGTCAATTGCTTCAGGAAAACTGGGAGTCGCACGCCCGGCACCGTTTGGCTCATTTTCGCGCCAGCTATGGGAAATTCGTAGGCGATCCTTGGTGGATGGCATTCATCGAGGAACTGAATGAGGTAAGTGCGGAATTTAGGGCATGGTGGCCACAGCACAATGTTTTGAATGGCCCGGAAGGAAAGAAAATCAATCATCATCCTACGGCTGGATTGCTCGTATTTGATCAAATTTCATTTCTTGTATCGGACTCGCACCACCTTACCGTCACCATCAATATACCGTCAAAGGATGACGATACAATCTCCAAGCTAGATTGGTTAATGGCCGCAAGGTCTGGCGAACCATCACCCGGACATTAA
- a CDS encoding electron transfer flavoprotein subunit alpha/FixB family protein, protein MAKTFLVVAEARGGKLRQVSFEALRAAQLSAAEGDSITTALIGGAGSQTLAAELAAYGASSIYVVENTALDHYSPEAYASALLAVADTVQPGAIYLGHTAIGRDLAPLVAARLAAGQISDVTAIARSGDTVQFTRPLYAGKAVEKKAFTDPDDTWVVTIRPNNIAASEPDASRQASVIDVAYPAPSLRSIVREVVKKTSGTIDLAEAKIVVSGGRGVRSADGFQPLEELAAVLGGAVGASRGACDAGYCEYAMQIGQTGKVVTPEIYIACGISGAIQHLAGMSSSRVIIAINKDAEAPIFKVADYGIVGDLFEVVPLLTEEFRQLLK, encoded by the coding sequence ATGGCGAAAACATTTCTCGTTGTTGCTGAAGCACGTGGAGGCAAACTGCGTCAAGTATCCTTTGAGGCCTTGCGAGCGGCCCAGCTATCGGCTGCTGAGGGCGATAGCATCACCACCGCTCTGATCGGCGGAGCCGGAAGCCAAACACTCGCTGCTGAACTCGCCGCTTACGGCGCTTCCAGCATCTACGTGGTGGAAAACACCGCGCTTGACCACTACAGCCCAGAAGCTTATGCCAGTGCCCTTCTTGCTGTTGCGGACACGGTCCAGCCTGGCGCTATTTACTTAGGCCACACGGCCATTGGCCGAGATCTAGCTCCCCTCGTTGCGGCCCGCCTCGCCGCCGGGCAAATCTCAGATGTCACCGCTATTGCGCGCAGCGGCGACACCGTGCAGTTCACTCGACCGCTCTATGCGGGCAAAGCCGTCGAAAAGAAAGCGTTTACCGACCCAGATGACACTTGGGTCGTGACGATCAGACCGAACAACATCGCAGCTTCAGAGCCTGACGCTTCGCGTCAAGCCTCCGTGATCGATGTTGCATATCCAGCTCCCTCCCTGCGCAGCATCGTCCGGGAGGTCGTGAAGAAAACGTCCGGCACCATCGACTTGGCAGAAGCCAAGATCGTTGTCTCCGGCGGACGGGGCGTGCGCAGCGCCGATGGGTTCCAGCCGCTCGAAGAGCTGGCTGCCGTCTTGGGCGGCGCTGTCGGGGCTTCCCGCGGAGCCTGCGACGCGGGCTACTGCGAGTACGCGATGCAAATCGGCCAGACCGGCAAGGTGGTGACGCCTGAGATCTACATCGCGTGCGGGATTAGCGGCGCCATCCAGCATCTTGCGGGGATGAGCTCATCGCGTGTGATCATCGCGATCAACAAGGACGCCGAAGCGCCGATCTTCAAAGTCGCCGACTACGGCATCGTCGGCGATCTCTTCGAGGTCGTGCCGCTGCTGACCGAGGAGTTCCGTCAGCTGCTGAAATAG
- a CDS encoding MFS transporter, whose amino-acid sequence MRQLQFNRTGMLAKGHLLLGISLGYFMVLLDTTVVSVALPAIRADLGGGLAGLQWVVNAYTVVFAGFLLSMGAFADKLGAKRVYIGGLLLFLAASAFSAAAPSLHVLIVTRSILGLGGAALMPASLTLIAHAFPEPSERARALGVWAAVTGAAMAAGPIVGGLLVDSLGWRSIFLLNVPLAVISLIMTSLLVSETTRKPQIRFDLAGQIMAIIAIASLAFALMEGETYGWNSIVIIASFCLTLLCATLFLIVEMKGKAPLLPLRLFRNATVSAGMIAGMAINYGLSGILFVLPLFFQQMLGLSAHLAGFALLPMMIPLAFNPILTGRIVGRIGARIPMTVGFSLGALGTLLLVWLNVNTSYALTLIGLLLIGFGVSLTLPALMATVIASVPKEQTGAVSGALNASRQIGAMLGVAVLGSILSGKGSFIEGMHLSLIVITVILFGGSLLSLAFIGRRNN is encoded by the coding sequence GTGAGGCAATTACAGTTCAATAGGACCGGCATGTTGGCCAAAGGTCATCTGCTTCTCGGAATTTCACTTGGATACTTTATGGTACTCCTGGATACGACGGTGGTGAGCGTCGCGCTGCCTGCCATTCGTGCTGATTTGGGCGGCGGATTAGCGGGACTTCAATGGGTTGTCAACGCGTACACGGTTGTTTTTGCGGGATTTCTGCTATCGATGGGTGCGTTTGCAGACAAACTGGGAGCCAAGCGTGTCTATATCGGTGGTCTGCTCCTATTTCTCGCGGCATCGGCTTTCTCGGCAGCCGCACCGTCACTTCATGTGCTTATCGTTACGCGCTCGATACTTGGTTTGGGAGGAGCGGCTCTGATGCCGGCCTCGCTTACTCTTATTGCCCATGCATTTCCCGAACCATCTGAACGTGCCAGGGCTCTTGGTGTCTGGGCAGCCGTTACCGGAGCAGCAATGGCGGCGGGACCTATCGTTGGCGGACTCTTGGTTGACTCGCTCGGTTGGCGCAGCATATTCCTTCTTAACGTTCCGCTTGCCGTCATAAGCTTGATCATGACTTCGCTGCTTGTCAGCGAAACAACCCGCAAGCCGCAGATACGTTTTGATCTGGCAGGCCAAATCATGGCCATTATCGCCATTGCTTCATTGGCCTTCGCTCTTATGGAAGGGGAAACTTACGGATGGAATTCCATAGTTATTATCGCTTCATTTTGTCTGACACTGCTCTGTGCCACCCTATTTTTGATTGTTGAAATGAAGGGCAAGGCGCCGCTGCTTCCGCTTAGGCTGTTCAGGAATGCTACCGTATCCGCAGGAATGATTGCCGGGATGGCCATTAATTACGGCTTGTCGGGAATTCTTTTTGTCCTGCCATTGTTCTTTCAACAGATGTTAGGATTATCGGCTCATTTAGCCGGATTCGCACTCCTGCCGATGATGATTCCACTGGCCTTCAATCCGATTCTTACCGGCCGAATTGTAGGTCGGATCGGAGCGAGAATTCCGATGACAGTCGGGTTCAGCCTTGGGGCACTGGGGACACTGCTGCTAGTGTGGTTGAATGTAAACACGAGTTATGCCCTTACTCTGATCGGTTTGCTGCTGATCGGTTTCGGGGTGTCCTTGACACTTCCCGCTTTGATGGCGACCGTGATCGCGTCTGTCCCCAAAGAACAGACCGGGGCCGTGTCAGGTGCGCTGAATGCAAGCCGACAGATTGGTGCGATGCTTGGTGTTGCCGTCCTCGGTTCTATTCTAAGCGGAAAAGGATCTTTTATTGAGGGAATGCATTTGTCGCTTATCGTTATTACCGTTATCTTATTTGGCGGCAGCTTGCTCTCACTCGCGTTTATCGGTCGAAGAAACAATTAG